CATTCAACCCGGAATTTTGTGGCTACCGCTCGCCGCTCAGTACTCGATATGCCAGTAAAGAAATGCAATATCTGTTCAGTGAGCAGAATAAGTTCTCAACCTGGAGAAAGCTATGGATCATTTTAGCTAAAGCTCAGAAGGTAATTTTGTTGAGTACATGGCCATCACAATATTGGCTTACATTATTTCCCCCGTCAGGAACTTGGCCTTGACATTAGCGATGCTCAGATCATCGAAATGGAAGCTCACGTTGAagacattgacttcaaagcggctgCTGATGAGGAAAAACTAACCCGTCACGATGTGATGGCCCATGTACACGTGTTTGCCAAGCAGTGTCCTCTTGCGGCCCCTATAATTCACCTGGGAGCAACATCCTGCTATGTTGGAGATAATACCGATCTGTTGGTACTGCAAGGTGGATTGCGTCTTCTGTTACCGAAATTAGTAGGAGTGATCAAACGTCTGTCGGAGTTTGCGGTTGAATATCGAGATTTGCCCACCCTGGGCTTTACTCACCTGCAACCAGCTCAACTGACGACCGTTGGTAAACGATGCTCTCTCTGGATTCAggatcttctgatggacgagagGGCGTTGAAAAGTTGTCTGGACAATTTGCGTTTTCGTGGTGTCAAAGGAACGACCGGAACTCAGGCTTCCTTCCTACAGCTGTTCAACGGCGATGGCGAAAAGGTTAAATTGCTCGATAAAAAAGTGACTGTTCTGGCTGGTTTCAAACGTTATTATGCTGTCACCGGACAGACTTATTCAAGGTAATTTTATTGGTAGGTAATTTAAAATGAATTCATATAATGATTTTTGTAGGAAAGTCGATCTTGAAATCGTCTCTGCTCTGTCCAGTTTGGGCGCAACGATTCACAAAATGTGTTCGGACCTGCGACTGCTAGCGTCTCGTAAGGAAATCGAAGAACCATTCGAGCAGACTCAAATAGGCAGTTCGGCTATGGCCTATAAACGCAATCCGATGCGTTCCGAGCGATGTTGTGCAATAGCGAGACATTTGATAACTCTGCACGCCAATGCCGCTAACACGCTGGCCGTTCAATGGTTGGAACGCACACTGGACGACTCTGCCAACCGTCGTTTAACACTGTCCGAGGCTTTCCTGTCGGCAGATGCCTGTTTGCTGACACTGCTGAACATTTCACAGGGTCTGGTCGTGTACCCGAAGGTGATCGCCCGAAACATTGCCCAGGAATTGCCATTCATGTCAACCGAGAACGTGATTATGGCCATGGTGAAGGCCGGTGGTGACCGACAAGTTTGCCATGAAAAAATTCGCGTTCTGTCGCACGAAGCCGGGGCGCAGGTGAAGCAGCACGGGCGCGACAACGATCTGGTGGAACGCATCAAAGCGGACGCTTACTTTGCGCCGATTCTTGGTGATTTGGAAGCGATTCTAGATCCGAAAACATTCACCGGTCGGGCTGCCGATCAGGTGGTGGAGTTCGTGCGCGATGAGGTGGATCCAGTGCTCGCTAATTATGGCAGTAATATTGAGAGCAAATCGGTTGGATTGGCTATTTAGATGATATGGTTTGAAAAGTTTATGCATTTATGAAATGtgaataataaaatgtttttgaaacaTGATTTGATTACACACCCGGAATAGTTTCTATGTACATCAAATCAAGATGAACAACAAACCGAACGTAACTTTTCACGTCTGATGTTGGTTGAATGTGTTACATTGGACATGTATTTGATCCGATTGGATACCGTTGTACAATATACGTTTTAAACATTCCAAGGTTAATTTTcggttgattttttaaaaggccGCAaaagcaaatgacagtttctctttgtttattttctcttgtgttaattaccaagcggttttcaCGTTTAGCAtactaaaattaaataaaaattatacccGAAACCTTCGACTTACAAAGAGAATTGTAAAATCCAAGCAAAACTTTATAATcacgtcacaataatcgaaacagAAAGTGATCAAAGAAAAACTGTTACTTGCTCATACGGCCATTTGaataatcaaccgagaattagaAACGGTCGCAGTAGTCGTGCACGTCGAATGTGAAAAATTT
This genomic window from Malaya genurostris strain Urasoe2022 chromosome 1, Malgen_1.1, whole genome shotgun sequence contains:
- the LOC131431387 gene encoding adenylosuccinate lyase — its product is MSTFNPEFCGYRSPLSTRYASKEMQYLFSEQNKFSTWRKLWIILAKAQKELGLDISDAQIIEMEAHVEDIDFKAAADEEKLTRHDVMAHVHVFAKQCPLAAPIIHLGATSCYVGDNTDLLVLQGGLRLLLPKLVGVIKRLSEFAVEYRDLPTLGFTHLQPAQLTTVGKRCSLWIQDLLMDERALKSCLDNLRFRGVKGTTGTQASFLQLFNGDGEKVKLLDKKVTVLAGFKRYYAVTGQTYSRKVDLEIVSALSSLGATIHKMCSDLRLLASRKEIEEPFEQTQIGSSAMAYKRNPMRSERCCAIARHLITLHANAANTLAVQWLERTLDDSANRRLTLSEAFLSADACLLTLLNISQGLVVYPKVIARNIAQELPFMSTENVIMAMVKAGGDRQVCHEKIRVLSHEAGAQVKQHGRDNDLVERIKADAYFAPILGDLEAILDPKTFTGRAADQVVEFVRDEVDPVLANYGSNIESKSVGLAI